A single Marinobacter sp. es.042 DNA region contains:
- the pssA gene encoding CDP-diacylglycerol--serine O-phosphatidyltransferase — MTEERKSADGKQDPDYEVEAGEVVEEELVGGAPVRRKGIYLLPNALTTASLFSGFYAIVSAANGVFDNAAIAIFVSMILDGLDGRVARMTNTQSKFGEEYDSLADMVAFGVAPGLVAFFWSLNAFDKVGWAITFIYVAGAALRLARFNTQIGSVDKKFFVGLPSPAAAACVAGLVWCFHLFEPSTWLTLLTMFVVGGAGVLMVSNILYRSFKDLDLRGRVPFAAILLVVLVFVVIALDPATVLFTGFLIYALSGPVRALFRGKPRKAPGAAD; from the coding sequence ATGACTGAAGAAAGAAAATCCGCCGACGGCAAGCAAGACCCGGACTATGAAGTCGAGGCCGGGGAAGTAGTTGAAGAAGAGCTGGTAGGAGGTGCGCCCGTGCGCCGCAAGGGCATATACCTGCTTCCCAATGCGCTCACAACCGCTTCGCTGTTCTCAGGTTTCTACGCCATTGTTTCTGCCGCCAACGGCGTCTTTGACAATGCCGCCATCGCTATTTTTGTGTCGATGATTCTGGACGGTCTCGACGGCCGTGTCGCCCGGATGACCAATACCCAGAGTAAATTCGGTGAAGAGTACGACAGTCTGGCCGACATGGTGGCCTTCGGTGTCGCCCCCGGCCTGGTAGCCTTTTTCTGGTCACTGAACGCCTTCGACAAGGTTGGTTGGGCCATCACCTTTATCTACGTGGCTGGCGCCGCCTTGCGCCTGGCACGGTTCAATACCCAGATTGGCTCGGTCGATAAGAAGTTCTTTGTCGGCTTGCCGAGTCCGGCTGCGGCTGCTTGTGTCGCGGGCCTGGTCTGGTGTTTCCATCTTTTCGAGCCGTCTACCTGGCTCACCTTGTTGACCATGTTTGTGGTCGGAGGCGCCGGTGTTTTGATGGTGAGCAATATTCTGTACCGCAGTTTCAAGGATCTGGACCTGCGTGGCCGTGTACCGTTTGCCGCCATTCTGCTCGTGGTGCTGGTTTTTGTTGTGATCGCGCTGGATCCTGCGACCGTATTGTTTACTGGATTTCTGATATACGCGTTGTCCGGCCCTGTTCGTGCGCTTTTCCGTGGCAAGCCACGGAAAGCTCCAGGCGCCGCTGACTGA